A genome region from Eremothecium gossypii ATCC 10895 chromosome VII, complete sequence includes the following:
- the SNL1 gene encoding Snl1p (Syntenic homolog of Saccharomyces cerevisiae YIL016W (SNL1)) has product MSCSTATFRSSCAVRNIVLYRAKEIGRNQVAVLATRSWRAMESSLCRLQKLCFESVGRYAVVQKAVEKWQEDKTPVVAAVTAGTLAFVLWAGWGVGGRKQAGSRRKRSARGGRNGVALRKGPEDSIAAVEARYEKEFRERAERVVAAGRLADEKDEWECNFCKEMLLKLLIELDGIELTAESGERRATLKKRRKAAILKIQEQLKRLDELCAQ; this is encoded by the coding sequence ATGTCTTGCTCGACAGCAACGTTTCGTTCATCTTGTGCAGTACGTAACATTGTGTTGTACCGGGCAAAAGAGATAGGTCGCAACCAGGTGGCAGTTCTAGCGACAAGGAGTTGGAGAGCAATGGAGAGTTCCCTATGTAGGTTGCAGAAGCTCTGCTTTGAGAGTGTTGGCCGGTATGCAGTAGTGCAAAAGGCTGTGGAAAAATGGCAAGAGGACAAGACACCAGTGGTGGCGGCCGTAACGGCCGGCACGCTGGCATTCGTGCTATGGGCGGGCTGGGGCGTCGGCGGGCGCAAACAAGCGGGTAGCAGACGCAAGCGGAGCGCGCGCGGTGGGCGTAATGGTGTTGCGCTGCGTAAGGGTCCGGAGGACAGCATCGCGGCGGTAGAAGCGCGGTACGAGAAGGAATTCCGCGAGCGTGCTGAGCGGGTCGTCGCTGCGGGTCGGCTAGCCGACGAGAAGGATGAGTGGGAGTGCAATTTCTGCAAGGAGATGCTGCTGAAGTTGCTGATTGAGCTCGACGGGATAGAGCTGACTGCCGAGAGCGGTGAGCGGCGGGCGACGCTGAAAAAGCGGCGCAAGGCCGCTATTCTGAAGATCCAGGAGCAGCTGAAGCGGCTGGACGAGCTCTGTGCACAGTAG
- the RIB5 gene encoding riboflavin synthase (Syntenic homolog of Saccharomyces cerevisiae YBR256C (RIB5)) — MFTGIVEHIGTVAEYLENDASEAGGNGVSVLIKDAAPILADCHIGDSIACNGICLTVTEFTADSFKVGIAPETVYRTEVSSWKAGSKINLERAISDDRRYGGHYVQGHVDSVASIVSREHDGNSINFKFKLRDQEYEKYVVEKGFVAIDGVSLTVSKMDPDGCFYISMIAHTQTAVALPLKPDGALVNIETDVNGKLVEKQVAQYLNAQLEGESSPLQRVLERIIESKLASISNK, encoded by the coding sequence ATGTTTACCGGTATAGTGGAACACATTGGCACTGTTGCTGAGTACTTGGAGAACGATGCCAGCGAGGCAGGCGGCAACGGTGTGTCAGTCCTTATCAAGGATGCGGCTCCGATACTGGCGGATTGCCACATCGGTGACTCGATTGCATGCAATGGTATCTGCCTGACGGTGACGGAGTTCACGGCCGATAGCTTCAAGGTCGGGATCGCACCAGAAACAGTTTATCGGACGGAAGTCAGCAGCTGGAAAGCTGGCTCCAAGATCAACCTAGAAAGGGCCATCTCGGACGACAGGCGCTACGGCGGGCACTACGTGCAGGGCCACGTCGACTCGGTGGCCTCTATTGTATCCAGAGAGCACGACGGGAACTCTATCAACTTTAAGTTTAAACTGCGCGATCAAGAGTACGAGAAGTACGTAGTAGAAAAGGGTTTTGTGGCGATCGACGGTGTGTCGCTGACTGTAAGCAAGATGGATCCAGATGGCTGTTTCTACATCTCGATGATTGCACACACGCAGACCGCTGTAGCCCTTCCACTGAAGCCGGACGGTGCCCTCGTGAACATAGAAACGGATGTTAACGGCAAGCTAGTAGAGAAGCAGGTTGCACAGTACCTGAATGCGCAGCTGGAAGGTGAGAGCTCGCCATTGCAGCGCGTGCTCGAAAGGATTATTGAATCCAAGCTTGCTAGCATCTCAAATAAGTGA
- the SQT1 gene encoding Sqt1p (Syntenic homolog of Saccharomyces cerevisiae YIR012W (SQT1)): MEGDGFEHEEVGQTPQEEFIEQSEVEQEIDAEGAEGADYGDDTIEIDMSNNSVTYFDKHTDSVFTVAAHPKLPLVVSGGGDNKAHLWTTHREPPREAGSVEHSESVIGAAFTADGRYLVTADMNGQVRVQVAARQGQEWRPAAELQEVDEVTWLKVHPHRAGIFAIGAVDGSVWCYEMDTQNNTPVLLMTGVAHAQDCTMGVFLETAADDENVILVTCSLDGTIIGWNCYSGQQVFKVTPSELKGQEAQWITLSTLPLGINRGSPIVACGSNSGLLAVINAAQGAVLHLTQTIELKEDQEEMDASIESIAFSSRMNFMVVGLVSGDILLYDTVTLKVRHKFVLPDSVTKLAFDKTTGFHLFASCIDGKVYEFDVRNGQQLHVCVGHNMGVLDFVLLEENRRLITAGDEGVSLVFQLPPL, translated from the coding sequence ATGGAAGGGGACGGATTTGAGCACGAAGAAGTGGGCCAGACGCCGCAGGAGGAGTTCATCGAGCAAAGCGAGGTGGAGCAGGAGATCGACGCCGAGGGGGCTGAGGGCGCAGACTACGGGGATGACACGATCGAAATCGACATGTCGAACAACTCCGTAACGTACTTCGATAAGCACACGGACTCGGTGTTCACGGTGGCCGCGCACCCCAAGCTGCCGCTGGTGGtcagcggcggcggggaTAACAAGGCGCACCTGTGGACCACGCACCGCGAACCGCCCCGGGAGGCGGGCAGCGTGGAGCACAGCGAGTCGGTGATTGGCGCGGCGTTCACGGCGGATGGGCGGTACCTGGTGACGGCGGACATGAACGGCCAGGTGCGGGTGCAGGTGGCTGCGCGGCAGGGCCAGGAGTGGCGGCCGGCTgcggagctgcaggaggtGGACGAGGTGACCTGGCTGAAGGTGCACCCGCACAGAGCTGGGATTTTTGCGATTGGCGCTGTGGACGGGTCGGTGTGGTGCTACGAGATGGACACGCAGAACAACACGCCTGTGCTGCTGATGACGGGGGTGGCCCACGCCCAGGACTGTACGATGGGTGTGTTCCTGGAGACTGCGGCAGACGACGAAAACGTCATACTGGTGACGTGCTCCCTCGATGGGACCATAATTGGCTGGAACTGCTACAGCGGGCAACAGGTATTCAAGGTGACGCCGTCTGAACTCAAGGGCCAGGAGGCGCAGTGGATAACGTTGAGCACGCTCCCGCTGGGGATCAACCGCGGTTCGCCCATCGTGGCGTGCGGCTCGAACAGCGGGCTGCTGGCGGTGATCAACGCGGCGCAGGGTGCAGTGCTGCACCTGACGCAGACGATCGAACTCAAGGAGGACCAGGAGGAGATGGACGCCTCGATAGAGTCAATTGCATTCTCGTCTCGGATGAACTTCATGGTCGTGGGCCTGGTTTCGGGCGACATTCTGCTGTACGACACTGTGACGTTGAAGGTCAGACACAAGTTCGTGCTGCCGGACTCGGTCACGAAGCTGGCGTTTGACAAGACCACCGGTTTCCACCTGTTCGCCTCGTGCATTGACGGCAAGGTCTACGAGTTCGACGTGCGTAacgggcagcagctccaTGTTTGCGTTGGCCACAACATGGGTGTCCTAGACTTTGTACTACTTGAGGAAAACAGAAGGCTGATCACCGCGGGAGACGAAGGTGTGTCGCTGGTGTTCCAGCTGCCACCCCTCTGA
- the BAR1 gene encoding aspartyl protease BAR1 (Syntenic homolog of Saccharomyces cerevisiae YIL015W (BAR1)): MLTLLPAIAVLASYCCSNVLALGFELDFNTGDGFLAMPLHHNDDHYDIEIEVGTPPQKLHAVLDTGSADLWLQAENNPFCVGAKDEKQEVRGVTVTPSIDCRGIKTFCNESSTTLRILPNPFYIDYADTFVDGSWATDRLVIGGHDVSGMKFGVGRTSNTELSGVLGVGHANLESVRGYAGAPNATYPNLPRQLKLDGSVQKLAYSVSLQKTSERDGEILFGAIDTSKYVGKLHTFPILNIDPHLNSPSNFYIALQGIDIQGGRSSTGRPLINSSFPALLDTGTGGMVVSSLAEDIGAALNATYDTEQCVFVIQCPTEDDTRQFNFNFGELQIAVPISNFVVPASGLETGQCALAIMPGTSETFALGIPFLKEVYTVFNLEDNEISMARANTNPQEPDIRPIPAGVPAAIRDSGPARHVKSKGASSLSAPAQAGPAYPDERASTQTLHHHSK; encoded by the coding sequence ATGCTCACACTTTTACCGGCGATCGCCGTGCTGGCATCATACTGCTGCTCGAATGTGCTTGCACTTGGCTTTGAGTTGGACTTTAACACTGGCGATGGCTTCCTCGCGATGCCGCTTCACCACAACGATGACCACTACGACATAGAAATTGAGGTGGGCACACCTCCACAGAAGTTACATGCAGTGCTAGATACCGGCTCTGCAGATTTATGGCTGCAGGCCGAGAACAATCCGTTCTGTGTCGGGGCCAAGGACGAGAAACAGGAGGTTCGCGGCGTCACAGTGACGCCGTCCATAGACTGTAGAGGAATTAAAACATTCTGTAATGAGAGCTCCACGACATTGCGCATATTGCCAAACCCATTCTACATCGATTATGCCGACACATTCGTGGATGGATCTTGGGCCACCGATCGCCTGGTCATCGGCGGGCACGACGTCAGTGGCATGAAATTTGGGGTGGGGCGCACATCCAACACGGAGCTGAGTGGTGTCTTGGGCGTCGGCCACGCGAACTTGGAGTCAGTTAGAGGGTATGCTGGAGCGCCCAATGCCACATACCCCAACCTGCCGCGGCAGCTGAAGCTGGACGGTTCAGTACAAAAACTTGCATACTCGGTTTCCCTGCAGAAGACTTCAGAACGTGACGGCGAGATATTGTTCGGGGCCATCGACACCAGCAAATACGTTGGAAAGTTGCATACCTTCCCGATTCTGAACATAGATCCACATCTGAATTCACCGTCGAACTTCTATATCGCTCTACAAGGCATAGACATCCAGGGGGGGCGGTCCTCCACTGGCAGGCCATTGATAAACTCGTCGTTTCctgcgctgctggacaCAGGTACGGGCGGCATGGTTGTGTCATCGCTGGCCGAGGATATCGGCGCTGCCCTTAATGCTACCTACGACACAGAGCAGTGTGTCTTTGTGATTCAATGCCCCACTGAGGATGACACCCGCCAGTTCAATTTCAACTTTGGCGAACTGCAGATTGCAGTTCCCATATCCAACTTCGTGGTCCCTGCGTCTGGCTTGGAAACGGGCCAGTGCGCATTGGCCATCATGCCCGGCACAAGTGAGACATTTGCGCTTGGAATCCCATTCCTGAAGGAGGTCTACACTGTATTCAACCTGGAGGATAACGAAATTTCCATGGCGCGGGCGAATACCAACCCACAGGAGCCAGATATAAGACCAATCCCGGCGGGTGTGCCAGCCGCCATCAGAGACAGCGGGCCAGCAAGGCATGTGAAGTCAAAAGGCGCCAGCTCCTTATCCGCTCCCGCACAAGCAGGACCGGCATATCCCGATGAGCGCGCCAGCACCCAGACGCTACACCACCATTCGAAGTAG
- the STS1 gene encoding Sts1p (Syntenic homolog of Saccharomyces cerevisiae YIR011C (STS1)), which produces MSQSVGFEWGFKAGGEGRPRAQGDGAGCAGATAAANSQQGCGHLVHMSYKVGKPKMKRRLTNEEHGGARRAKRQPAQFNVIQGQPLPVHRKIEMMDKAALQLTLLQLVAMHPEVQDSLSVLQPTSPDPAKYTELLEQKMQAVYDHIPYSKSSDMLNDYAFVRMKAAILEFLNCLIDCLLDAIPPRTTNLLQSFKFLAYGTRLLAQMPHFETESNNYYKNICYEQVSEIWNTLIRHASSDINFLSTKPSLLHYLHELKQFNEQTKGKFDIPLRLFYTIMDDYHTQTVPAAAAVASTSATVAEELNGNSKSMETLGIWNNVA; this is translated from the coding sequence ATGAGCCAGTCGGTAGGATTTGAGTGGGGGTTCAAGGCAGGCGGCGAAGGAAGGCCCAGAGCGCAGGGCGATGGCGCGGGCTGCGCAGGCGCCACGGCGGCAGCGAACAGCCAGCAAGGATGCGGGCACTTGGTGCACATGAGCTACAAGGTAGGCAAGCCCAAGATGAAGCGGCGTCTTACGAACGAGGAGCACGggggcgcgcggcgcgcgaAGCGCCAGCCGGCGCAGTTCAACGTCATCCAGGGCCAGCCCCTTCCGGTGCACCGCAAGATAGAGATGATGGACAAGGCGGCGTTGCAGCTGACgcttctgcagctcgtGGCGATGCACCCCGAGGTGCAGGACTCGCTCTCGGTGCTTCAGCCGACGTCGCCAGACCCGGCCAAATACACAGAGCTGCTTGAGCAGAAGATGCAGGCGGTCTACGACCACATCCCGTATTCGAAGAGTAGCGACATGTTGAATGACTATGCATTTGTGCGCATGAAGGCTGCGATACTGGAGTTTTTGAACTGTTTGATAGACTGTCTTTTGGACGCCATTCCACCGCGCACCACAAACTTGCTCCAGTCTTTCAAGTTTTTGGCTTATGGCACGCGCCTCTTGGCGCAGATGCCGCACTTCGAGACCGAATCCAACAATTACTATAAGAACATTTGCTATGAGCAGGTTTCAGAGATATGGAACACTCTCATCAGGCACGCCTCCTCGGACATCAACTTTTTGTCCACGAAGCCCAGCCTATTGCATTACCTCCACGAGTTGAAACAATTCAACGAACAGACCAAGGGGAAGTTTGACATACCGTTGCGCCTCTTCTACACAATCATGGATGACTATCATACGCAGACGGTGCcggccgcggctgctgTGGCATCCACATCCGCCACCGTTGCCGAGGAATTAAACGGCAACAGCAAGAGCATGGAGACACTCGGTATCTGGAATAACGTTGCTTAA
- the RCF3 gene encoding Rcf3p (Syntenic homolog of Saccharomyces cerevisiae YBR255C-A; 1-intron), which produces MGQVKPIHYDEATISQLTRELAIASCIGALKGAAIGITSALLLRTFSPVYRNVRTQVKVFYHCAWISMGVVVQADKQVISFQERYYRDEMVRRARILDEAADRGIFLEEDAAAISTTSN; this is translated from the exons ATGGGCCAAGTCAAGCCGATTCATTACGACGAGGCTACCATAAGTCAACTGACGAGGGAG CTAGCTATTGCATCCTGCATTGGAGCACTCAAGGGAGCAGCCATCGGAATAACTTCCGCCCTTCTCCTGCGCACTTTCTCCCCCGTGTACCGGAATGTCCGTACCCAAGTTAAGGTATTCTACCACTGTGCGTGGATCTCGATGGGAGTGGTGGTGCAGGCTGACAAACAGGTGATTTCCTTCCAAGAGCGATACTACCGCGATGAGATGGTGCGCCGCGCACGGATCTTAGACGAGGCAGCCGACAGGGGGATCTTTCTTGAGGAAGATGCGGCTGCCATCTCTACCACGTCTAACTAA
- the VID28 gene encoding glucose-induced degradation complex subunit VID28 (Syntenic homolog of Saccharomyces cerevisiae YIL017C (VID28)), translating into MITSMVSSDGGAPSLLQPELDRMCDLRHRVLGDQASKLQLFLEDGELIQHLIDIDSRDVEKKVKSLELLLSLMNLEADVRNELDYVYASMATRIMRTISLDETVPVEVCHKTLQLLNLCLNNCGIDYCNGDADVRRAVPVGLPGLLIHFLGMNEKQMTPEQSISWANTLLELMSAVLKCREVVSLPQGLLLPLEALMLSLVDRYGHQLDLKYILKVSVAPNPKDQEYMAFSNRGIGSNQLLPFTSTPRALVIQNPLHETLLWLAIVLYIECYKVHPVKNNLWLDSSFTVFVTGLLKSQNTNLKACAVHFLVTPYFFNPKKMVQKQSLQLWLPYLIDLINYDDVPWWFDPLDTLVQLVTYYNTQNPLNNEIIEYLYRTNLLHGLITVFVKCLSLEYQTTSSLGIITSYLKLFAQVTANDEKCRLLLLEDNQLMQHVEHALQTHLDLLSVFILSSDKMKEMIGPNDVMPPFYTSEVTLQWVTLLKSFSRSVNSLRTRLRRTLLGEQLLQMAETIYMLLKKGSFASDDLLKAEMDILATVFAVISNFAMEFSNLQVYMVKHGVLQMAHDILLDPLFNSHVECGEEYMRYKKRFPTENISAVKINVLWMLKHLIYNSNTEDKLELLKVIPMDIILEYINDQNWAVQEQCFQLLRNLTCNSRKVINILLYHFREKEPFNSPQSNDEHKCDLKSTYLFEFLTKKLRSSDPKNAHQMGTIVSIIHIIVNFTVINESKRQMVIEQEEVLEIVKAILSESSANNSRFCNNEDAKLGCIWMLTNLIWNSSFTSYTHSAPVDYTPTAPTGDASTRNSEAIRSALFEPGNSGNYSDDSENDAETEGIDMDEAGDFVRLSFQSPTSANPALVRYRRLEKMGFYELIHERTFDEYLNVRERARTLLFHMDMLRKGGAT; encoded by the coding sequence ATGATTACGAGTATGGTCAGCAGCGATGGCGGGGCTCCAAGCCTGCTGCAGCCTGAGTTGGACCGCATGTGTGACTTGAGGCACCGCGTTTTAGGTGACCAGGCAAGCAAGCTCCAGCTGTTTCTGGAAGACGGCGAATTGATACAACATTTGATCGACATCGACAGCCGGGACGTCGAGAAGAAAGTGAAAAGCTTGGAATTGCTGCTCAGCTTGATGAACTTGGAGGCGGACGTGCGCAATGAGCTTGACTACGTTTATGCGTCGATGGCCACGCGGATAATGCGTACGATTTCGTTGGACGAGACGGTGCCGGTGGAAGTGTGTCACAAGACTTTGCAGTTGTTGAACCTCTGTTTGAACAACTGTGGGATAGACTACTGTAATGGGGACGCGGATGTGCGGCGGGCTGTGCCCGTGGGTTTGCCCGGGCTTTTGATACACTTCCTCGGGATGAATGAGAAGCAGATGACTCCCGAGCAGAGCATCTCCTGGGCCAACACGCTTTTGGAGTTAATGTCTGCGGTGCTCAAATGCCGGGAGGTGGTTTCGCTTCCGCAAGGGCTTCTTCTGCCGTTAGAGGCACTCATGCTATCACTAGTGGACCGCTATGGTCACCAGTTGGACCTCAAATACATTTTAAAGGTCAGCGTCGCGCCGAACCCCAAGGACCAAGAGTACATGGCATTTAGCAACCGTGGGATAGGAAGCAACCAACTCCTACCATTCACGAGCACCCCGCGTGCGCTTGTCATCCAGAACCCGTTGCACGAGACATTGCTCTGGTTGGCGATTGTCCTATACATCGAGTGCTACAAGGTTCATCCAGTTAAAAATAATCTATGGCTGGACAGCTCGTTCACCGTCTTCGTTACTGGCCTTCTAAAATCCCAAAACACCAATCTCAAAGCATGTGCGGTGCATTTCCTCGTGACTCCCTACTTCTTTAATCCCAAGAAAATGGTACAGAAACAAAGTCTGCAACTATGGTTGCCTTACCTAATTGATTTAATCAACTATGATGATGTGCCGTGGTGGTTTGATCCGCTAGACACGCTAGTCCAGTTGGTTACGTATTACAACACACAAAACCCATTGAACAATGAGATCATAGAATATTTGTACAGGACTAACCTTTTGCATGGGTTAATCACCGTGTTTGTGAAATGCCTCTCGTTGGAATACCAGACCACAAGCTCTTTGGGTATCATCACCTCATACCTTAAGCTATTCGCACAGGTAACAGCTAATGATGAAAAATGCAGATTGCTCCTACTGGAAGACAACCAACTCATGCAGCATGTTGAACATGCTCTTCAAACACATTTGGACTTGTTAAGTGTGTTCATCTTGAGCTCAGACAAGATGAAAGAAATGATAGGACCAAACGACGTCATGCCGCCCTTTTATACCAGCGAGGTAACGTTGCAATGGGTAACATTATTGAAGTCTTTTTCGCGAAGTGTTAACTCATTGCGGACAAGATTACGTCGAACCCTACTTGGAGAGCAACTATTACAGATGGCGGAGACAATATACATGTTATTAAAAAAGGGGAGCTTTGCTAGTGATGATCTACTTAAGGCTGAAATGGATATATTGGCTACAGTTTTCGCTGTAATCTCTAATTTTGCCATGGAATTCTCTAATCTACAGGTTTACATGGTGAAACACGGTGTATTACAAATGGCCCACGACATCTTACTTGACCCGCTTTTCAACAGTCACGTAGAATGTGGCGAGGAATATATGCGGTATAAGAAAAGATTCCCGACTGAGAATATTAGTGCAGTAAAGATTAATGTGCTATGGATGTTAAAGCATTTGATATACAATTCGAATACAGAGGACAAATTGGAATTATTAAAAGTAATACCCATGGATATAATCCTTGAATATATCAATGACCAGAATTGGGCTGTTCAGGAACAGTGCTTCCAACTACTCCGCAATTTGACCTGCAACTCCAGAAAAGTGATTAATATCCTTCTTTACCACTTCAGAGAAAAGGAACCCTTCAATTCTCCACAGAGCAACGATGAGCATAAATGTGACCTGAAGTCTACTTATCTATTCGAATTTCTCACCAAAAAATTGAGATCATCAGACCCAAAGAATGCCCACCAAATGGGGACGATAGTGTCCATAATACACATTATAGTGAACTTCACGGTCATCAACGAAAGCAAGAGGCAAATGGTTATAGAGCAAGAAGAAGTTTTAGAAATTGTAAAAGCAATTCTATCCGAGTCTAGCGCGAATAACAGCAGGTTCTGTAATAATGAGGACGCAAAACTAGGGTGTATTTGGATGCTAACAAACCTCATCTGGAATTCTTCTTTTACCAGCTACACTCATAGTGCTCCCGTCGACTACACACCAACGGCCCCCACTGGAGATGCCTCCACAAGAAATTCCGAAGCCATCCGTTCAGCTCTGTTTGAACCTGGGAACTCCGGTAATTACTCGGACGATTCGGAGAACGATGCCGAAACTGAAGGTATCGATATGGATGAGGCTGGAGACTTTGTTCGTCTCTCGTTCCAGTCTCCTACGAGTGCAAACCCGGCCTTGGTTCGATACCGCAGACTAGAAAAAATGGGTTTCTACGAGCTCATTCATGAACGGACTTTTGACGAATACCTGAATGTGCGGGAAAGAGCAAGGACATTACTTTTCCATATGGATATGTTGCGGAAGGGTGGTGCAACTTAA